The Euphorbia lathyris chromosome 4, ddEupLath1.1, whole genome shotgun sequence genomic interval TCAtttgtctttaagaaattttgatgAATATACTGAATTAGCACCTCGAAATTTTTTGCCTGGCACTTTTTAACTCCTCGAGGATAGAAaacgaaaaaataaaaaaataaataaaaatttacaaaatggcaGAAAATTAAACTTTACCGAAGGGATAATCAGTCCTTTTCCTCTTCCTCCACGTCCACTCATAATTAGTTCGGGTTATTGTTTGGGTGTGAAGTTAGTGTTTGGGAGTTAGAATGGAAGTTTGAACTTAATTTTCCAAATATAAGGAAAAGGGCAAAAGGGTCATTTGGAGGCGGTACAtggtaaataaggagtggtgaAAAGCAATTCCCAATATCGTTATACTTGATGTTATATTCCGAACCCAAAAATGCATTTCCCTCCATAAATTAAGTTCCCGCCCAttacttaaaaaagaaaaaaaaaatcccgcCAATTGCAATTGTGTTATGTACTCTCACGCCAGTCAATCTCCCAATCAGTTCATCGTTTCTCTTTTTCCAGGCTATCAATTTTCCTTCGGGTAATACTTAGCTTCTCTCTCACTTCCATTTTCTGTAATTGCTATGCTTCCAGATTTTCTATGTTATTTTCCTGATTTTTCATTCATTGTGTTACTAAATCATAGAATTTAGATAAGATTAAACACTTGCTTCATCAGATTTTAGGTTTGAATCTCTTAAATCGACTATGAATGGCTGGACCAGAAAAATTGTAGAAATCAATCGCTAAATCATCAGATGAATTCATTTACTTTCAGAATATATGGATaaaatggaaatttaatttcagtttgCTCATATACTCATTTCCACTGTCTCAGTATTATGAAAAGAAGAAGGAATTCCACAGCAAAGAGAAAAAGGAATGAAGCGGGGAAACTTAGCCAAATTCACatacaaattaattattcaggtCCTTCATTTTCTGATCTGCCAAATACCGTTCTGGTAAATATTCTACTTAGGCTCACTATAAAGAGGATTTTTGTATGCAAATGTGTATGCAAAACATTGTATGATCTAATTTCAGACCCTGAGTTTGCAAAGCTCCATTTCCATCAATCTGAGGTATATCCTCTACTTCGAACCTCAGGTTTTACAATACTGTCAAGAATGCTTTATCTTGTGCAGCCAAACCAAGATGAGTTTGAGGATAAGCTTGACACGTCTTATGGTAGCTCATGTATTAAGATTAAACTTGACTCAAAATTGAAACTCCCACTGCGCAACATCGAAATGATAGATAAAGAAGCGGTAGGGAGTGAGAATTGCTTGAAGTTGAATATGAAGAATCACAAGTATAAGATAGTTAATTCATGTAACGGCTTGCTTTGTTTGTCCAATCCATCTGATAATGACCCTGTTATAGTTTGCAATCCGGTTACAGGTGAGTTTATTAATCTTCCAGAGGTTAGGACGGTTAAGGATCTTAACATGCCTGTTGAATGTGGTTTTGGTTTTAGTCCTGTGACTAAGCAATATAAGGTGATAAGAACGTTTACGCGTAGGACTGAAAATGAAAAAGTTATGGTGGCTGAAGTACATGTTCTTGGTACAGAAACATGGAAAGACCTTCGCTTTTTTCCCGAGTCAGTATGGAAATTGTTCCCTACTTATTTTAATGGGTGTGTTTATTGGATTTCTCCTAAACAGTGTTCTGTTATTTGTTTTGACATTGACAAGGAATGCTTTGAGTCAATTAGAGCACCACCATGGAAGACATATAATATAGTTTGGAGAGGGAGCATGGGAGTATTAGGGGGCGCAATCTGTATAACAGAGGCTTTCGACTGTGAGCATATAAACGTTTGGGCAATGAAGGATCTTGGTGGAGAAAAGACTTGGTCTAAAATGCTCTCTATTATCATGTATGGTGAAGCAAGATGGCCCCGGGGCTCATATCAACCCATAAAGTACTTGAACAATGGGGCCTTATTGATGTTTAATTCTCATAAACATGCTTTTATATATCTTAAGCCAAACAACTTAGGATTCAGATATTTGAAGGTCCGTGGAATGGAATCAAAAGTGGAAGCAATTCCTCATATTCCAACCTTTGTTTCACTCAAACATGTTTTATCAGGGCATAATCTGGCTGTTCTTAATGTCAATTCAAGGTACTTAATGCGTGGCTTGATCTCAATGCTTTACAAAAATTTTCTATTTGTTGCTGCTAATGATTCATAGTAGAGTTTATGTTGAAAATGTTTATGATACTTGAGTATATGTTGAAAATGAATGTTGTTGGAGATGAAAATGGATGTTGTGGTGGTGATGAAAATGGACTATGAAGACTTTAGTCTTGATGATTATTTGTTAGTTAATTTATGGTTAAGATTATGAATATCATCTGAGCATATGATTATTTGTGGCATTAGAAATGTTAATTTATAGAATTAAGCTTCATTCATTCCTATTAGCAGGTGCGGAGAGCTGAAGTTGCACAAAGAGAAGAAAGGTATTTATATAGTTAAAGAAAATAGGCAACTGGAGACTGATTCTGAAGTTTCATTTTGAATAGCTTCCTTATGAGATAGACTTCAGCAGAGGTAAATGTTGCTCTGAAGTTAACATCTGCTAAACTATTTATAATCATTTTGTCAACTACAAACAAGATATCAACTATGTAGTTGTAGTTGTAGCTATATTTTGCTATTGTAGATATGAACTTAGGAGTTTGTGTATTTTTGCTAACTTAATTCTGAATGTCAACTTTAGAATCCATTTTGCCACAAAAATACAATTCAAAATGTGATCAAAGTTAAATGTCAATTTAAATTTGTGTCGAAATAGCAAAAACTAGCACGGTAAGTCCAATTTTAATTTGGATTAAAGCATTATTTGCTCACGGATCTATCTAAAATGTTGGTCTTTCCTCCTGGTCTATTACTTGAAAACATTTATCTCATAGTCTATGTATAATGTTGATCAAGCTGAGATTTGTCCCTTGCTTGGAAGCTCAGGTGATACATTCCAGGAACCTcgaaataagggaaaatttgCCAGCTTGATAATATTTTTCCACTGCTTCCAACGTCAAATAAACTCGGATAGAATCAAAATTGCTTAAAGTTATGCTACTTAATGCTTGAATTGTTATGAATATTTTTGGTTATTCTATTATATTTTGGAGCATCCCTTTGTTGTATGAACATGGGGAGTGCGAATTGGAATGGACCTGCCATTGAATTAAAGAATGAAGTgtccttcttttcttctttatttgttTGCAAGCTTCACTATTTATTAAAGTAACACTTTCTAACATAGTTATTAATGGCGTTCCTTAGACGTCTTGTTTGAAACCCTTCTCCATATATACTTGAAGGAAGTGTTTATcataacaaaatatatattatcatgAATACTTCTACTTAAGAGTTTTAAGCCCAGGCCAAAAGGAGAAGGCTCAAGTATCATTTTCTAATGTTCGAGAAAGAACTACGTATAGTTGACCacttgaatttatttaaagtgttCTATTCGCTTTGTGAATTTGGTTACACTGCCATATAGGTttctcaaatttttttataataatatacatatatatatatatgaattcaTCCAAATCCTTTATTGATATGATATGTGTGAGGGGAGGTGGAGTAAATTATATCAATTTAATTAAATGTAGGAGGCTAACAACACATTTTATAAATTCAAACAATATAAATTCAAACAGCTCAATctgttttttttaatcaaattgaGGGGGGTTAAGCCAATAATAATTATGGACTGCAGATTATTAGACTATTTATCAATCCAACTTATGATTTGATTTTAGTCTTTAGCTTTACAATTGTGGAAGAGTTTGATAGCTAATTTGGATTATCTTTTTCATGCTAGAAGTGATTAAGATTAGGGATAAATTAGATGTAATTTAATTCGATTATTTGTTGTATTTTGGAAATGtaaattattgttatttatgatttggcttaatacattttTAGCTTCAACTACTTCTCCCAAAATATCCTCTTTAAAGTAATCTATTGAATATCTCAAATGTATCTATTACCCTTCTAAACTttctttaattgatttatgctctcctaaaattgtttaaagtgaaCACATTTTAACTTTTCCAAAGTCTATCCTTACCCCATCATATGTATTTTAGGAGGTTAATAGGTTGATTTAAATTAGTTCAAGGagtaaatatgatattttaacAGTATACGGGatagttgattttttttggaCAAATATAAGGGCTAAAAATGTATTAACCGTTAGGATTATATATATgggaaaagttaaaaaaaaatatatgtgttgcaAACAAAGACCTAGTTTAAAAGTTAGCAGATACAGATTTATGATATGTTTTATTTGCAAAATAAGAATttcaaattatattattaagttttgattaaaaccaaaaacaatttttgttaaaataaaCAGACTAAAAAATGATATTTGGAAAGGACTTGAATTCTAATTTTAGGAAGGTTAAAATTGTTTTTCGGAATAAAATAACAAATGACACAAAACACAAGAACTTTCTCTTAATTAATCTCTTACACTTTCTTACACCTCTtacacaatatttttttttttttgtcaacttCCCTTGTTACGTTACAAAAGTTGCATACTTATATAAGGATATAAAATTAACCCATTACCATAAAATCTAGAATTATCCACCACATTCTACTCTACATACTTATCTCTACGttcacatttatttttttgacTTTTGAATTCAATTATTTACTTCATCATTTCTCCTTATTTTCGTGATTTTCCATTATCTCCACTTGGTCCACTTCCTACATGAtgcatttttattatttttttatttcaaaatattaagtttaatttatttcaacaattttatctttaaaaagTTATTTTTACATATCGACAAAACACGTTtccttaaaaaaattacatatttttatttacaaacttttaaaatgTATATTCCTATTTGTAAATTGGACAAACCaccaacatttttttttaactttgctGGTTCGTCTGGTGGAGCTGCTTGCTAATAGCCTTTTTTTTTATAGCAGTTAGTTGTTAGCTATTTGTTATTAGtcaattaattattattgtttggtaaaattatgattttttttatgaaatgtaAAATTATGATTAACTATTGATATTAGTATGTAAAATTTCTAATAGACAcgtgttttaaattaatcaataaataaattataaaattaaaaattatggtatacaaattaataaaaataattaaatagaaattaaaaataaaatttattgaatggTGTAAAACCTTGTTCTTTCCACAATATTATTATAGATATAAAAATAACATCGAAGaacaaaagttttttttttgtgaaaataagaaggatatattgtaattattaaatacaaataaatgTTCATGAAAAACTTCAAAACTCTATtgtttctattaaaaaaagCTAAAAGTTGTTGTGGTTTAAAGTAAAATGTTTAACGTTTTTCCGAAAAGCTAAACAAACACCCTTAATATACACTTGTGTAGTTGACATGCACCTAAGCTTAGTGCTGAGCTGATAAGATCATTTAGAAATTTAATTGTTTGTTATGTTTAAAATGTCAATCATTGGTAATTAAGTTCTATATTTCAATTTGACAAATTGATTACTTAATTATAATTGCATATTAAGCTATTATTGATCATAAAATTTGGTTGAAGCGTTATTTATGTTATTTGTATTCAAAATTTGTTTTTAAACAATTTGAAAGTAGTTTTGTTATATTTGGGCTTAATAGGCATCCAACCCCctaaatttgtaacttttttcacctagccccctcaacttaggggacaacctcccaaccccctcaactctccaaaaacatcacatacaaccccctacacccctatgttcggtcaaaatattgacccgtgcaGAAAAcgtgcttgactgttgaccacaccaatgtcacgtgtcactttttttattaaaattttccattgagatccctgctcggcgagcaactaccagagatggatttcgatcagaattcttatgcCAAGCAAGCCCATTTatgctcggcgagcaactacaagagatggatttcgatcagaattcttatgccagaatggaaaattttaataaaaaaagtgacaaatgacattggtgtggtcaatagTCAAGCACGTTTTCtgcacgggtcaatattttaaccgaacataggggtgtaaggggttATATGTGATGTTTtaggagagttgagggggttgagaggttttcccctaagttgaggggtcaggtgaaaaaaagttacaagtttagggggttgggtgcctattaagccttaTATTTGATATAACTGTAAAAGTCataattcaaattttaaaaaatacactTCATCACATGGAAATGAAATGagtaaaatttatataattattagagtaaagtattaaaaaaatgtatatgCTTTGCCAATTCACAAAAATGTATGTCTCCATTTGATGTGTTGGTTTCTGTTAGCGAGAGTTTTGATTATATCATTTGATTGATGTTGGGACTGAAATTAAGTTATTTTGTACCTGGAAAATCTTGAAACTATTTATATACGTTATTCCAAATGCTAAATATGGTCACTTCTAAAGCTATAGATTTGGTCATAATCGTacgaaattgtataaatttaagcTTATCGTTTCCAAATAAGATCATGTTTAGCTTCATGTTACCAAAAATTTGAATATACTAATTTGACTGTTATTCAACTGTTGTCTTTCCAAAATTCTGTACGAGATTGATGAACACTTCATTATACTCAAAACTGGTTTCATCTTCGAATTCAGAAAACTGTTTTCTGGGATTCAGTTACATGTATTTTACTGTTTGGCTACCGAAGAGTTTAGGGGCATTGCTTTGTTAAAAATGttatgttttcttttatatgCTACATACTATTCATTTTCAATTTGTGTAAAGTCTCCTAAAATTGGGCTCAGACATCAAGGTTATATATATGGTATTGAGTAAAATCGAGGTAACATTCAATACAGAATAATATAATGAtagaaaggaagaagatgaagatgtcCAATATACACCCAAACATATTATATTACAGGAGcaggaaaagaaaacaaataaaatagcAAAACAAACTCATTCCAAGGACAATAACACGTGTCATAATAACAAAAGATAACAGTATAATGTTTAAACTTCTTGTGACAATaagtttttgaataaatttatatatatatatatatatatcacagtaaattaaactttaaacaaattcataatgTTAATAAATCTGTGTTTAGAAACTTCATTTACAATCTAATTTTTGCACATCAAATCTTTTTAGATATTTTGTTTCCAGTTTTTAGTATAATCTGTCCACTAATTTTCCAAGCCCGTTTTAGACCACTTAAAGTTTATTTAGTCTTCGATCCCTTCTAAACATTTGTTCTTGActtcctgaagttaaatttagcttTTTACTTTGCTTGATTTTGTGTTCGTAAGCATTTATATGGTCTCTCCGAAATTGAAGATCAAATCTGCCACATACTTGTTTACTTCAAAATgtaattcaccaaatttataaacattaatctccaattttattattaaatcaaagaaaatatgaactattttttttaaaacaaactaatatgcaattggtgccgaataaagagtaaaatatttgtgttttataacaatgtttcaaattgacccaacttgctaATATTTAGAGTGAAATTGCTATTGACCGCCAACATTAGGtgtaaaattgcattattttagatgttagggataaatttaCTCCTGGCTGTAAATGTTAGTAGGTTTTTTCACCTTAGACCAGTTTTtaactaattttatttttaattaaaaaaaagagaataagAGTTTACATTCTTCTTTCTAACcttatttaaaaagaaaatagattaaaaaatacccctaatattttgagccaggagcaattttactcctaatatataaaattgttcaattttacccttaacatttatagtcaagagcaattttgcaCCCAACTTTGATAAActgagtcaatttcagacactattataaaacatattcatttttgttctttattttaccccaattgcatatcaattcgttctaaaaaagattttatgtttttcgtaatttaataatagaattgaagactaatatttataaatttgatgaatttttcgatttttttgattttttttgtctaattcgtacaaaagacaatatatatttttttattttttttcacattcgaacatatatttgtgatttgttaatgataaaatgatgcacgtgtgaagtgtagatgacaagattcatgtccgagaagacaatttgattaatgttttctcaaattgacccaatttatcaacgttagagataatattgctcttggcttccaactttagagataaaattgcaccattttagacgttagaaataaaattgctcatgacccaaaacgttaggggtatttttgcctTAAAAAATACTATTACTAGAAATAAACAATTAGAAGAAAAGTAAGAAAACCCATTACCTGGAATTTTACCTCTAaagttggcagccaagagcaatttttgACTCTAACATTGTCAAGtttggttaatttgagaaataatttatcaaattgtcttctcggtcatgaatcttgtcatctacacttcacatgtgagtcatttttatcactcattagtaatagatcataaacatatgattagacatgaattttaaaaaaaaaattaaaaatatactatatATTGTATGAGTtggatataaaaatttaaaatattaatctccaattcgaTTATTAAATCGCaaataatatgaattttttttttaacgcactggtatgtaattggtgcagaataagcgataaaatatctatgttataataatgtttgaaattgatccaacttgctaatgttagagataaaattactcttgactgccaatgttaaggataaaattttaccatgttaggagtaaaattgctcactactgtcaacgttaggggtattttggaGAAACAGAGATTAGCCTTgcattaaaagtttagaattgatgttgagttaaaattgctcatggccaTTAACATTAGTTGGAATTGTAAGTTTAGAATtgatgttgagttaaaattgctcatggccaTTAACATTAGTTGGAATTGTGCTTGCATTAAAAGGTTGGAATTGCGAGTGAAATTTAGTGCTGGAGAAATAGGAATAGAATTAGGAAAAACAGAAAttctaatccaattaggaaACCAATTAGGATTTACATCTAtagggagggatcaagtgagaacctcctcttaggtgaggacactttcttaggtgagaaccactaaaactacgtagttttgagtctaaaaattaaacaaaaaacgCTACCGCCATGGGGGTTTAACCTTGAACCATTTGTTTACACTTCAAATTACTTACCGCTGAACCAATTACTTTTCTTATGTAATATGtgccgcgctg includes:
- the LOC136227413 gene encoding putative F-box protein At3g16210; translated protein: MYSHASQSPNQFIVSLFPGYQFSFGIMKRRRNSTAKRKRNEAGKLSQIHIQINYSGPSFSDLPNTVLVNILLRLTIKRIFVCKCVCKTLYDLISDPEFAKLHFHQSEVYPLLRTSGFTILSRMLYLVQPNQDEFEDKLDTSYGSSCIKIKLDSKLKLPLRNIEMIDKEAVGSENCLKLNMKNHKYKIVNSCNGLLCLSNPSDNDPVIVCNPVTGEFINLPEVRTVKDLNMPVECGFGFSPVTKQYKVIRTFTRRTENEKVMVAEVHVLGTETWKDLRFFPESVWKLFPTYFNGCVYWISPKQCSVICFDIDKECFESIRAPPWKTYNIVWRGSMGVLGGAICITEAFDCEHINVWAMKDLGGEKTWSKMLSIIMYGEARWPRGSYQPIKYLNNGALLMFNSHKHAFIYLKPNNLGFRYLKVRGMESKVEAIPHIPTFVSLKHVLSGHNLAVLNVNSRCGELKLHKEKKGIYIVKENRQLETDSEVSF